Proteins from a genomic interval of Myxococcales bacterium:
- a CDS encoding peptidylprolyl isomerase, with the protein MRPPALVLVLVALAACPRTAPKPPSTPTELTREDRLMYAQLEVQRDAAIPKLTELADDRLPARRALAMRALGRIGSPAAVAELRRRLVGQEAILAAAALGIAGATGAIEPADAKVIVAELAALPAAGAGRIAVLEAIGRLGTTVALAPLSQALGATEPGVVVAAAIGLGRLGRAKIGLGDTTELALIGLTKHALPAVRYAATYALARGFVEVTAPPPAATDAVVRALRDRVRDAEAVIRATAVAGLVARRAVAVTTPELLEALDDGDWRVGVELVRALGGAAATDATRAAVVPYVARVSQEWTAGRLPSSFGHVLLESLRQLADRSAEPAARAVLVAIARGYADQPPSQREVDRQMAAAWANCLALGALARPLPTVATGDALNDPTVAMAQLGGCGGGILPDLLAQGVALEAIAAGAGGDTVRRLAGASASADAAVAAAALALLPAVTATLTPPERLPVRDALVAALGRAEPAVAGAAADAAAEILKVTGASGDFASVAAAVLARIDGAAGDAELTSTLLAAVAAAKLDGLPRCQRLADDASPALRTAARDCITALTGTDPGPRTAATPPVKPPIDPALALQAIGAWHLTTTAGELVIGLEGTIAPWHVAAIITLTRSGYYDGLLFHRVVPNFVVQGGDPTGTGWGGPGFTLPSETTASLEEIPVGFDVGSVGIADAGKDTGGSQWFAMHSPAPHLEGRYTWVGRVIDGADVLDRIQVGDRIIRARFE; encoded by the coding sequence CTCGAGGTCCAGCGCGACGCGGCGATCCCGAAGCTGACCGAGCTCGCCGACGACCGCCTGCCGGCCCGACGGGCGCTGGCCATGCGCGCGCTGGGTCGGATCGGCAGCCCGGCGGCGGTGGCCGAGCTCCGGCGCCGGCTGGTCGGCCAGGAGGCGATCCTGGCCGCGGCCGCGCTCGGCATCGCCGGGGCCACCGGCGCGATCGAGCCCGCCGACGCGAAGGTCATCGTCGCCGAGCTGGCGGCGCTGCCCGCCGCCGGCGCCGGGCGCATCGCCGTCCTCGAGGCGATCGGTCGCCTGGGCACCACCGTCGCGCTCGCGCCGCTGTCGCAGGCGCTCGGCGCCACCGAGCCCGGCGTCGTCGTGGCCGCGGCCATCGGCCTCGGCCGGCTGGGCCGCGCCAAGATCGGGCTGGGCGACACCACCGAGCTGGCGCTGATCGGCCTGACCAAGCACGCGCTGCCGGCGGTCCGCTACGCCGCGACCTACGCGCTGGCGCGCGGCTTCGTCGAGGTGACCGCGCCGCCGCCGGCCGCGACCGACGCGGTCGTGCGCGCGCTGCGCGATCGGGTGCGCGACGCCGAGGCGGTGATCCGGGCGACCGCGGTGGCCGGGCTGGTCGCGCGGCGCGCCGTCGCCGTGACCACGCCCGAGCTGCTCGAGGCGCTCGACGACGGCGACTGGCGGGTCGGGGTCGAGCTGGTCCGCGCGCTCGGCGGCGCCGCCGCGACCGACGCCACGCGCGCGGCCGTGGTGCCGTACGTCGCCCGGGTCTCGCAGGAGTGGACCGCGGGCCGGCTGCCGTCGAGCTTCGGCCACGTGCTGCTCGAGAGCCTGCGCCAGCTGGCCGATCGCTCGGCCGAGCCGGCGGCGCGCGCGGTGCTGGTCGCGATCGCCCGCGGCTACGCCGACCAGCCGCCGTCCCAGCGCGAGGTCGATCGCCAGATGGCGGCGGCCTGGGCCAACTGCCTGGCGCTGGGCGCGCTGGCGCGACCGCTGCCGACCGTGGCGACCGGCGACGCGCTCAACGATCCGACGGTGGCGATGGCCCAGCTCGGCGGCTGCGGCGGCGGCATCCTCCCCGATCTGCTGGCCCAGGGCGTCGCGCTCGAGGCGATCGCCGCGGGCGCGGGCGGCGACACCGTGCGCCGGCTGGCCGGGGCCTCGGCCTCGGCCGACGCGGCGGTGGCCGCGGCGGCGCTGGCGCTGTTGCCGGCGGTGACCGCCACGCTGACGCCGCCCGAGCGGCTGCCGGTCCGCGACGCGCTGGTCGCCGCGCTGGGCCGGGCCGAGCCGGCGGTGGCGGGCGCGGCCGCCGACGCCGCCGCCGAGATCCTGAAGGTCACCGGCGCCAGCGGCGACTTCGCCAGCGTGGCCGCGGCCGTGCTGGCCCGGATCGACGGCGCCGCTGGCGACGCCGAGCTGACCTCGACCCTGCTGGCCGCGGTCGCCGCCGCCAAGCTCGACGGCCTGCCGCGCTGCCAGCGCCTCGCCGACGACGCGAGCCCGGCGCTGCGCACCGCCGCCCGCGACTGCATCACCGCGCTGACCGGCACCGATCCCGGGCCGCGCACCGCCGCGACGCCGCCGGTCAAGCCGCCGATCGATCCCGCCCTCGCGCTGCAGGCGATCGGGGCCTGGCATCTGACGACGACCGCGGGCGAGCTGGTCATCGGCCTCGAGGGCACGATCGCCCCGTGGCACGTGGCCGCGATCATCACGCTCACGCGCAGCGGCTACTACGACGGCCTGCTGTTCCACCGGGTCGTCCCCAACTTCGTGGTCCAGGGCGGCGATCCGACCGGCACCGGCTGGGGCGGCCCTGGGTTCACGCTGCCGAGCGAGACCACCGCCAGCCTCGAGGAGATCCCGGTCGGCTTCGACGTCGGCTCGGTCGGCATCGCCGACGCCGGCAAGGACACCGGCGGCTCGCAGTGGTTCGCGATGCACAGCCCGGCGCCGCACCTCGAGGGTCGCTACACCTGGGTCGGGCGCGTGATCGATGGCGCCGACGTGCTCGATCGCATCCAGGTCGGCGACCGCATCATCCGCGCGCGCTTCGAGTAG